One Malania oleifera isolate guangnan ecotype guangnan chromosome 9, ASM2987363v1, whole genome shotgun sequence DNA segment encodes these proteins:
- the LOC131164326 gene encoding pentatricopeptide repeat-containing protein At1g32415, mitochondrial: MLASCLDAYKGCLFRSISLRSCQFCVRFFETQLVCSTTSYHKFSYKDTEILQYLSERKLQHARDLLEKMPQRGGQGRIVDWTSLLSNFSRDGFVDEARALFNIMPERNVVTYNAMLSAYAQCGRLSDACRLFEEMPERNVVSWTSMVCGLANGGRIDDARKLFHAMPERNVISWNSMLVGLMRNGNLEEARQVFDAMPVKNLVSWNAMIAGYAESHRMEEARVLFDKMQCRNVVTWTSLIAGYCRAGDVEEGYYLFCRMPERNVVSWTAMISGFTRNCFHEEALLLFIEMKSNCDSKPNEETLISLAYACAGIGFCCLSKQLHAHLIINGWFYNDYDGRLLKSVIFMYSMLGNMDFARHIFMKNSTNNSLQSLNYMINGYIRIGQLEKAQNMFDMGPIRDVISWTSMINGYFAAGQVAKACHLFSKMRNRDAVAWTVMISGHVQNELFTESTCLFAEMRIQGVSPLNSTYAVLIGAAGAMAYLDQGRQFHCLLIKTESEIDLILNNSLISMYAKCGEIDGAYSIFSSMIYRDLISWNSMIIGFSHHGLANEALEVFETMLKAGACPNNVTFLGTLSACAHAGLVNRGWEIFEAMNEVYGIQLGSEHYVCMINLLGRAGKLQEAEEFVLGLPFEPDHAIWGALLGVCAFNKNNAEIARRAAKRLLELDPLNAPAHVVLCNIYAANDQHAEEGKFRKEMGLKGVRKFPGCSWILLKGRVHMFVSGDRSRPQANEISLQLFGNIGES, translated from the coding sequence ATGCTCGCGTCTTGTTTGGACGCCTACAAAGGCTGTTTATTTAGGTCAATTAGTCTGCGTTCCTGTCAATTTTGTGTTCGTTTCTTTGAAACCCAGCTAGTGTGCTCCACAACCTCTTACCATAAATTTAGCTACAAGGATACCGAAATTCTGCAGTACCTTTCTGAAAGGAAGCTTCAACATGCACGAGACTTGCTCGAGAAAATGCCTCAAAGAGGCGGACAGGGCCGCATTGTTGATTGGACCTCGTTACTCTCAAATTTCTCGAGAGatggatttgtcgatgaagcaCGAGCTTTGTTCAATATCATGCCCGAGAGGAATGTTGTCACTTATAATGCCATGCTCTCGGCTTATGCTCAGTGCGGGAGGTTGAGTGATGCGTGTAGATTGTTCGAAGAAATGCCGGAGCGGAATGTGGTATCTTGGACATCAATGGTTTGTGGGTTGGCGAACGGGGGAAGAATTGACGATGCTAGGAAATTGTTTCATGCGATGCCGGAGAGGAATGTAATTTCTTGGAACTCGATGCTTGTTGGGTTGATGAGAAATGGGAATTTAGAGGAAGCGAGGCAGGTTTTTGATGCAATGCCAGTCAAGAACCTGGTTTCTTGGAATGCTATGATTGCAGGATATGCTGAGAGTCATAGAATGGAAGAAGCAAGAGTCTTGTTTGACAAAATGCAATGCCGGAATGTAGTTACTTGGACTAGCTTGATAGCTGGTTATTGTAGAGCTGGTGACGTCGAGGAAGGGTATTACCTGTTTTGTCGAATGCCAGAGAGGAATGTTGTTTCTTGGACGGCCATGATAAGTGGGTTTACCCGGAACTGCTTTCATGAAGAGGCATTGTTGCTATTTATTGAAATGAAGAGTAATTGTGATTCAAAACCGAATGAAGAGACCCTCATTTCACTAGCATATGCTTGTGCAGGTATTGGTTTTTGTTGTCTTAGCAAGCAGTTACATGCTCATCTGATAATTAATGGCTGGTTCTATAATGACTATGATGGAAGGCTATTAAAGAGCGTGATTTTCATGTACTCTATGCTCGGGAATATGGATTTTGCACgccatattttcatgaaaaattcaacAAACAATAGTCTTCAATCTTTGAATTATATGATAAATGGTTATATTCGAATTGGACAGTTGGAAAAGGCTCAAAATATGTTTGACATGGGACCCATAAGAGATGTGATTTCATGGACTTCTATGATCAATGGGTATTTTGCAGCTGGCCAGGTTGCAAAAGCATGTCATCTATTTAGCAAAATGCGTAACAGAGATGCTGTAGCATGGACAGTAATGATATCTGGCCATGTCCAAAATGAGCTTTTCACAGAAAGTACATGCCTATTTGCTGAAATGAGGATTCAAGGGGTTTCGCCTCTAAATTCTACATATGCTGTTCTTATTGGAGCTGCAGGTGCAATGGCTTATCTTGATCAGGGCAGGCAGTTCCATTGCCTGCTGATTAAGACAGAGTCTGAAATCGACTTGATTCTCAATAATTCTCTTATCTCAATGTATGCAAAATGTGGGGAGATTGATGGTGCATATAGCATTTTCTCAAGCATGATTTACCGGGATTTAATTTCTTGGAATTCCATGATAATAGGGTTCTCACATCATGGGTTAGCAAATGAAGCTTTAGAAGTCTTCGAAACCATGCTGAAGGCCGGGGCCTGCCCCAATAATGTCACTTTTTTGGGCACCTTATCAGCATGTGCACATGCGGGCCTTGTCAATCGAGGGTGGGAGATATTTGAGGCCATGAATGAAGTGTATGGAATTCAGCTAGGCTCTGAGCATTATGTATGTATGATTAATCTTTTAGGCAGGGCAGGGAAGCTACAGGAGGCAGAAGAGTTTGTCTTGGGTCTGCCTTTTGAGCCAGATCATGCCATCTGGGGGGCATTGCTTGGTGTATGTGCTTTTAACAAGAATAATGCAGAGATAGCCAGACGTGCAGCAAAACGACTCCTTGAGCTCGACCCTTTAAATGCACCAGCGCATGTGGTGCTTTGCAACATATATGCTGCTAATGACCAGCATGCTGAAGAGGGAAAGTTCAGAAAGGAGATGGGCTTGAAGGGGGTGAGGAAGTTTCCTGGATGTAGTTGGATTTTGCTAAAAGGCAGAGTTCATATGTTCGTGTCTGGAGATAGATCACGACCTCAAGCCAATGAGATATCCTTGCAATTATTTGGGAACATTGGGGAATCATAA